From the genome of Planctomycetia bacterium:
TCTCGCATCGATTTGCCTTCATATTTCAACGGCCCTTGCGAAATAGTGCTGATCCACTGGACCAATCGTGACTTCAACTGTGTCACCTGGGCATCAGTAGCGGTCCATTCCTTGCCGGTGTTCCTGCGGGCGAAATTTACCTTCGGATTGTTCATTGCACGAATGACGAAATCATCGACTACGAGAGTAATGGCTGTTTCGCCACCCAGTCGATCCCATAGCGGCTTGGTAATGATGCTGCTGTCCAGAATGCTGGGCTTTGTTTCCCCCATCCGCCGCATCAACTCATTCCGTTCAAAGGGGGATACGAAGAACTTATCGAGCGAAGCACGAAGGTCATCCATCATGGCATTGAACTCAGGTTCAGAGATTTTCATCCTGCTGTGCAGCAGCTTGATATCCTGACCGGAGTATTGAACCGGGCCACCGGTAATGCTGCTCACAAACTGTAGCAGCTGTTTCTTTACCTTGTTGATATTTTCCGGGTTGGCTTCCCATTCCTGCCCGGTGCCACGCCGGGAAAAGTTCACGCGTGGATTCGCCAGGCTGCGAGCAACCCAGTCGTCGACAATGGGTTTCAGGGCTTCTTCGCCACCCATACGTTTCCAAAGGGTAAGCGTTTCAGCCGTGGAAGCTGGAGGGGTCTTGGCTGGGGGAGTTGCATCATTTTTCGACTGATGCGTATTCTTGATGGACGTACGGA
Proteins encoded in this window:
- a CDS encoding group 1 truncated hemoglobin, which translates into the protein MYRLIGSLAMVLLVQSGTLLAQPYSPKDLDARIENQLYEVLKLGTDIYNRGGHDACYRLYQGSLLSILGFLDHRPESQTKIKQVLKDSDSITNVADRAFALRTAIDELRTSIKNTHQSKNDATPPAKTPPASTAETLTLWKRMGGEEALKPIVDDWVARSLANPRVNFSRRGTGQEWEANPENINKVKKQLLQFVSSITGGPVQYSGQDIKLLHSRMKISEPEFNAMMDDLRASLDKFFVSPFERNELMRRMGETKPSILDSSIITKPLWDRLGGETAITLVVDDFVIRAMNNPKVNFARRNTGKEWTATDAQVTQLKSRLVQWISTISQGPLKYEGKSMRETHGGLKITSEEYDALANDLKLSLEKYKVNKAEMEELLSLVNKFKLQIVER